A window of the Acidimicrobiia bacterium genome harbors these coding sequences:
- a CDS encoding TetR/AcrR family transcriptional regulator produces the protein MSVTPVPTGERILDATLEVLARRGESRLSMRDVAETAGVARMTLYRYYSTKDDLLRALARHEQRRFDERLEEALRDATTPADRIDAVLRAIVSFQSERATRAVVTAEPGFILQRMRRALPVQRRTLERLVGDALAQAPAVRSGSATPGDVAEVLLRVAMSQFLVPRRDPDALLRVLHASVGFPASERRRARRAS, from the coding sequence GTGTCTGTCACACCTGTCCCCACCGGCGAGCGGATCCTCGACGCCACGCTCGAGGTGCTCGCGCGGCGCGGCGAGTCGCGACTGTCGATGCGCGACGTCGCGGAGACGGCCGGCGTCGCGCGCATGACGCTGTACCGCTACTACTCCACGAAGGACGACCTGCTCCGCGCGCTGGCCCGTCACGAGCAGCGTCGCTTCGACGAGCGACTCGAGGAGGCCCTGCGCGACGCGACGACGCCGGCCGACCGGATCGACGCGGTCCTGCGCGCGATCGTCTCGTTCCAGTCGGAGCGCGCCACACGCGCCGTCGTCACCGCGGAGCCCGGCTTCATCCTGCAGCGCATGCGGCGGGCGCTGCCCGTCCAGCGGCGGACGCTCGAGCGCCTGGTCGGCGACGCGCTGGCGCAGGCGCCCGCGGTCCGTTCGGGGAGCGCGACGCCGGGCGACGTCGCGGAGGTCCTCTTGCGGGTCGCGATGTCGCAGTTCCTCGTCCCCCGCCGCGATCCGGACGCGCTGCTGCGCGTGCTCCACGCGTCGGTCGGGTTCCCGGCGAGTGAGCGCCGGCGCGCGAGGCGGGCGTCGTGA
- a CDS encoding phosphotransferase family protein translates to MAALARRDDADLARGLQAWCGQRWPDAACRVTGMARPSAGWTNETLVVHLASDGRVPEQVVVRLPPPVPTWPSYDLAAQARVLDALAHGPVPVPRVLAFEADAGWLGDAFLVMSYEDGHVGGEAPALDAWITDRPVARQRVLHEAFVDTLAAVHRFDWRAHGLGDALRGGHRGHGGHGGATLADEVAWWRDYVDWAADGAPTAGLADAITWCAETVPTSDTPRSLCWGDARIGNVVFTDDGRVRAVLDWELAIVGPAESDVAWYLVLDELTTRFVGRSVPGFLARDELVAHYERQLGRELVDLPWHELFALTRSVAINERQARLAQAAGVAYPGVAGDANPVLRALTTRITRFTSG, encoded by the coding sequence ATGGCGGCCCTCGCCCGGCGCGACGACGCGGACCTCGCACGCGGTCTGCAGGCGTGGTGCGGGCAGCGTTGGCCGGACGCGGCGTGCCGTGTCACGGGGATGGCGCGCCCGAGCGCGGGCTGGACCAACGAGACGCTCGTCGTGCATCTGGCGAGCGACGGCCGCGTACCCGAGCAGGTCGTCGTCCGGCTCCCGCCACCCGTGCCGACCTGGCCCTCGTACGACCTGGCCGCGCAGGCGCGCGTCCTCGACGCGCTTGCGCACGGACCGGTCCCGGTCCCCCGCGTGCTGGCCTTCGAGGCCGACGCCGGGTGGCTCGGCGACGCCTTCCTCGTCATGTCGTACGAGGACGGTCACGTCGGCGGGGAGGCACCCGCGCTCGACGCCTGGATCACCGACCGCCCCGTCGCGCGACAGCGCGTGCTGCACGAGGCGTTCGTGGACACGCTCGCCGCGGTGCACCGGTTCGACTGGCGCGCGCACGGGCTGGGCGACGCGCTCCGCGGCGGTCACCGCGGGCACGGCGGTCACGGCGGCGCGACGCTCGCCGACGAGGTCGCGTGGTGGCGCGACTACGTCGACTGGGCCGCGGACGGCGCCCCGACCGCCGGGCTCGCCGACGCGATCACCTGGTGCGCCGAGACCGTCCCGACGAGCGACACACCGCGCTCACTGTGCTGGGGCGACGCGCGCATCGGCAACGTCGTGTTCACCGACGACGGGCGTGTGCGCGCGGTCCTCGACTGGGAGCTCGCCATCGTCGGTCCGGCCGAGTCGGACGTCGCGTGGTACCTCGTGCTCGACGAGCTGACGACACGCTTCGTCGGGCGGAGCGTCCCCGGCTTCCTCGCACGCGACGAGCTCGTCGCGCACTACGAGCGGCAGCTCGGCCGCGAGCTCGTCGACCTCCCGTGGCACGAGCTGTTCGCGCTCACGCGGTCGGTTGCGATCAACGAGCGCCAGGCCCGCCTCGCCCAGGCCGCGGGCGTCGCGTACCCCGGTGTCGCGGGCGACGCGAACCCGGTGCTGCGGGCGCTCACCACGCGGAT